The Cynocephalus volans isolate mCynVol1 chromosome 2, mCynVol1.pri, whole genome shotgun sequence genome window below encodes:
- the GAPT gene encoding protein GAPT: MLKSHGNTSMAISIGILLFLLLLVCGIGCAWHWKHHNTTRFTLPRFLQRGSSRRKDHSKRFSLSPYVIGTRHKTCIETQDHRSAVARTSIHDNYENVQAGQTDKELYENTWQPNSEEHIYGNEISSDYYNFQKRCTSEVPQDEDIYILPDS; encoded by the coding sequence ATGTTGAAAAGCCATGGAAACACTTCAATGGCCATTTCTATAGgaattttgctatttttactATTGCTGGTCTGTGGAATTGGGTGTGCTTGGCACTGGAAACACCATAACACCACACGATTTACTTTACCAAGGTTTTTGCAAAGgggaagcagcaggagaaaagacCATAGTAAAAGATTCTCCTTGAGTCCCTACGTTATTGGCACAAGGCATAAAACCTGCATTGAAACCCAAGACCACAGATCTGCTGTTGCAAGAACTAGCATACATGACAACTACGAAAATGTGCAAGCAGGACAAACTGACAAGGAACTATATGAAAACACATGGCAGCCTAATTCCGAAGAGCATATCTATGGAAATGAGATATCCTCTGACTACTATAACTTCCAGAAGCGTTGTACTTCTGAAGTTCCTCAAGATGAAGATATATACATTCTTCCAGATTCATAA